Part of the Desulfohalovibrio reitneri genome is shown below.
TGACCGAAACGGCCCGCATCCTGCGGCAGGCCACCAAACGCAGCCTGGTTATCCTGGACGAGATTGGCCGGGGAACCGGAACGTTCGACGGCATGGCCCTCGCCTGGTCCGTTGTTGAGGAGCTATCCAGGCGGGGAAGCGGCTCCATCCGAACCCTTTTCGCCACCCATTACCATGAATTGACAGTGCTCGAAGGGCATGTGGAAGGGGTGCGCAACTACAACATCGCGGTCAAGGAATACAAAGGCGAGATGATCTTCCTGCGCCGACTGGTCCCCGGCCCGTCCGACAAAAGCTACGGGGTGGAGGTTGCCAAACTCGCCGGAGTGCCGCACAACGTGGTGCAGCGCGCCAAGACCATTCTGGGGGAGCTCGAGCGGTCGCGTGGCGAGGATTCAACCGCATCCCGCGCGGCTTTTGCCCGCCAAGCTCTTCTTCCCGGTCTGGCGCCCCCTGTGGAGCCGTCCGGGGATGGTACCGGCGACGAGGAACACCCCGTCCTGTCGGAATTACGGGGTCTCTCGGTTGACGGTATCTCGCCCATGGCAGCGCTGCAACTCATCTATCAATGGAAAGACAGGCTGGACACCCAATGAGAATGTTTCGCTTCGCCCTGCTCCTTCTTTTTGTCGTGGCCCTCCTGGGCTGCGGGGCCAAGAAGCCGCCACGTGTGGCAACCGGTGAGGACATCTTCACGATTCAAGGAGCTACAGCGGTGCGCCAAGGGCCATGCGCCCTTCTGACAGCCCGCCTGGAGGGGGCTGTGGAACGGCTGGATTCCGTGGCCCTGCGAGTTGAGGACATGACCCTGAGCTGTCCCACCTGCCCGTTCCAGCCGCGCGAGCGATACGTGTACGAACTGGACGACCCGCGCCTGAACTTGGCGAATGGTCGCCTCGAACTGAGTTACTGCGGGCTGGAAGGTGGCAGGGAATACCGCTTCCAGCTTGAGGGAGTGAATGAACTGCGAGGTGTCACTCCGGGTATTTCCCAGGTTATGGCGCCCGGCACCGCTGACGAAAAAACACCTTGAGGAGCAATTTCGGATGAATCATTTCCAATACCGCGACGGAGTCCTGCACGCGGAAGAGGTGCCGGTGCGCACCCTTCTGGAGGAGTATGGTTCCCCCCTGTACATTTATAGTTCTGCCACATTCCGCCGCCATTTCAAGGCGTTCGATTCGGCCTTCGAGGGGCTCGACCACCTGACCTGTTATTCGGTCAAGGCTAACTCCAACGTCCATATTCTGAAGATGCTCGGTGAGATGGGCGCGGGCACGGACATCGTCTCCGGCGGGGAATTGCACCGGGCCATGGCCGCGGGTATCAAGCCAGAAAAGATCGTTTACTCCGGCGTGGCCAAGACCGCCCTTGAGATTAGACAGGCGCTGAGTGCGGGCATTCTCATGTTCAACGCGGAATCCCTGGACGAACTGCGCCTCATCGATTCCGTGGCCCGCGACATGGGTAAAGTGGCTCCGGTCGCCCTGCGGATCAATCCCGACGTGGATCCGCAGACCCACCCCTACATCTCCACAGGCATGAAAAAGAACAAGTTCGGCCTGGACATGGAGACCGCTCTTGAAGGGTACCGCCTGGCCAAGGACGCCGAGGGGCTGAACCCCATCGGCATTGATTGTCACATCGGCTCGCAGCTCACCTCCATCGCCCCCTTCCTGGAAGCCCTGGACAAGGTGCTTGCCTTTGTGGAGCGGCTCAAGGAGATGGGGCTTGAATTGAGCTACATGGACCTCGGCGGCGGCCTGGGGATCACCTACGACGAGGAAGAGCCACCGCATCCCAAAGAGTTCGGCCAGGCGTTGAGCGAACGGCTCAAGGGTGTGGGGTTGAAGATCATCCTCGAGCCCGGGCGTGTCATCGCGGGTAACGCCGGTATTCTGGCATTCCAGGTTATCTACACCAAGGAATCCGAGATCAAGAAGTTCCTCATTGTGGACGCGGCAATGAACGATCTTGTCCGTCCTTCCCTGTACGGCTCCTACCATCGCATCGCCGAAGTGGAACCCAAAGGGAGACCGATGGAGACCGTAGACGTGGTCGGCGGCATCTGCGAAACCACAGACTTCCTGGCCAGTGACCGCGACCTTCCTTGGGCTGAACAAGGCGAATACCTGGCAGCCTTTTCCGCAGGGGCGTACGGCTTTACCATGGCCTCGCAGTACAACTCACGGCCAAGGCCGGCCGAGGTTCTGGTGGATGGTGACTCCTCGCGCCTCATCCGCCGCCGAGAAACCTACCAGGACCTCATTGCGCCCGAAACCAACTTGTAACGAGGCTTCGAAAGAGTACGCGCAAGGCCCCGGCTCCAAGCTTGGAACCGGGGCCTTTCACCTCTCCAGGGGATGAGTCTCTCAAGGACAAAGCGGGCTAGTCATCCTCCTCCCCTTCTCCGGACAGCTCGTCCACGACGTTGAGCAGCCCCTCGGAGAGGAGTTCGTCAGCCACGATGTTCAGCAGAGGTTTGTACTTGCCCTCCTGAACCTGGCTCTTGAGGCGGGCTATGCGTTCGCCCCGCTCCTCCTCGCTTTCCAGTCCACGAGGTATCGCGGCATGCGCGTCTTGCCCAGGATGCCAGTCTTCCATGCTTGTATCCCTTGTCATTACCTATCGGGATACGGGGTCGGCATCTTTAGGCTGAATCGCCATCGCGAAAAGGCATGCGAATTGGGAGCAATGCCTTGGAACACACGCGCGCCGGGGATTTTCCAGGGAAACGACAAAATACCACGAAAGAAAAAAAGGACCCGGAGTTATCCGGGTCCTTTTAGGGAATATATGGTGCGGAAGGGGGGACTCGAACCCCCACGGCTTGTGGCCACTACCCCCTCAAGATAGCGTGTCTACCTGTTCCACCACTTCCGCGGTCCATCTTACTGAGAAGTCTGCTCACCGCCATCGGTTTCGGAGTCCTCGAAGAGAACCTCGGGCTTGGGCTGGTCCTCGTCTTCTTTCACTTCCTCTTGGGAGGCGGGCATGCTGCGCATCATGATGGAGTCGTTGGACAGGGCCTGCACACCGGTGAGCTTGTTGTAAGCAAGGGAGGTGAGGAGAAAGGCCACCGCCAGAAACGCGGTGATCTTCACCAGCAGTCCTCCGGCGCCGCCACCCCCGAAGGCGGACTCACTGCCGCCGCCGAAGATGACGCCCATTCCTTCCTTGCCGGTTTGCAGCAGCACCACGGCGACGAGGAAGAGGCAGATGATGATGTGTATGGTCAGAACGAGTCCGCTCACGAAAAAATCCTGTGCGCTTTTGCGGATGATGTCATCAGGCCGGCACAATGCCGCTGAAACTGTCCGCTGCCAAAGAGGCGCCTCCTACCAAGACTCCGTCAACATTGTCAAGCTCCATTATCTGTTCGGCATTGGCTGGCTTGACGCTTCCACCATAGAGAATAGGTATCTGGTCGGCGGTATTGCCCAGTAATTCCCTTAGCTTGACGCGAGTCTGCGTGTGGGCTTCGGAAATCTCCTCCGGTCCGGCCACTTCGCCCGTGCCGATGGCCCAGACGGGTTCGTAGGCCACAGCAAGGCTTTCCGGAGCCACGTCTTCGTTCACTCCGGCGAGTCCGGCCTCGAGCTGCCGGGAGATGACTTCCTCGACCTTGTCGGCCTTGCGTTCCTCCAGCTTTTCGCCGATGCAGAGCACCATGCGTAAGCCCTTTTGCAGTCCAAAGGCGACTTTTTCCCCCACCAGCTCGTCCGATTCGCCAAATACCCAACGGCGCTCGGAGTGTCCGGCCAGAGCGTAGGAGCAACCAAGATCCAGCAGCATTTCCGGGGAAACTTCACCGGTAAATGCGCCTTCGTCCTTGGGGTGGAAATTCTGCCCCCCCCAATAGTAGCCGGGCCGCCCGGAAAGGACCGCCGCCACGGCCTGGATCGCGGTGAAGGGGGGGAAGATGAGCACCGAACGATCCCCGGCCAGCTTGCCGTCCAGCAACCGCACAACCTCCCTGGCCGTTTCCTCGGCCTCGGTGGCCGTCTTGTGCATCTTCCAGTTGGCGGCCATCAGCTTTTTCATTGGGAACACTCCCGTAGCGCTTTGAAGGCGGGCAGTTCCTTGCCTTCGAGAAATTCAAGAAAGGAGCCTCCCCCTGTGGAGATGAAGCTGAACCTGTCCGCCAATCCG
Proteins encoded:
- the lysA gene encoding diaminopimelate decarboxylase translates to MNHFQYRDGVLHAEEVPVRTLLEEYGSPLYIYSSATFRRHFKAFDSAFEGLDHLTCYSVKANSNVHILKMLGEMGAGTDIVSGGELHRAMAAGIKPEKIVYSGVAKTALEIRQALSAGILMFNAESLDELRLIDSVARDMGKVAPVALRINPDVDPQTHPYISTGMKKNKFGLDMETALEGYRLAKDAEGLNPIGIDCHIGSQLTSIAPFLEALDKVLAFVERLKEMGLELSYMDLGGGLGITYDEEEPPHPKEFGQALSERLKGVGLKIILEPGRVIAGNAGILAFQVIYTKESEIKKFLIVDAAMNDLVRPSLYGSYHRIAEVEPKGRPMETVDVVGGICETTDFLASDRDLPWAEQGEYLAAFSAGAYGFTMASQYNSRPRPAEVLVDGDSSRLIRRRETYQDLIAPETNL
- a CDS encoding flagellar biosynthesis anti-sigma factor FlgM, with the protein product MEDWHPGQDAHAAIPRGLESEEERGERIARLKSQVQEGKYKPLLNIVADELLSEGLLNVVDELSGEGEEDD
- the secG gene encoding preprotein translocase subunit SecG — encoded protein: MSGLVLTIHIIICLFLVAVVLLQTGKEGMGVIFGGGSESAFGGGGAGGLLVKITAFLAVAFLLTSLAYNKLTGVQALSNDSIMMRSMPASQEEVKEDEDQPKPEVLFEDSETDGGEQTSQ
- the tpiA gene encoding triose-phosphate isomerase encodes the protein MKKLMAANWKMHKTATEAEETAREVVRLLDGKLAGDRSVLIFPPFTAIQAVAAVLSGRPGYYWGGQNFHPKDEGAFTGEVSPEMLLDLGCSYALAGHSERRWVFGESDELVGEKVAFGLQKGLRMVLCIGEKLEERKADKVEEVISRQLEAGLAGVNEDVAPESLAVAYEPVWAIGTGEVAGPEEISEAHTQTRVKLRELLGNTADQIPILYGGSVKPANAEQIMELDNVDGVLVGGASLAADSFSGIVPA